A genomic region of Bactrocera dorsalis isolate Fly_Bdor chromosome 3, ASM2337382v1, whole genome shotgun sequence contains the following coding sequences:
- the LOC105230714 gene encoding juvenile hormone epoxide hydrolase 1 isoform X13, whose protein sequence is MGTLLRITFVVLAIVVGLCVHKYQELTSSAPIPQLNDAEYWGPGSAAKYKENTAVKAFDISAKPELIEDLKTQLSRPLVLTEPLEGVGFQYGFNSKYLKEVVAYWRDTYLPKWGEREAFLKQFPHFETQIQGLRIHFIHVKPKSTEGKKVVPLLLIHGWPGSLREFYRLIPLLTKPNPKSEYVFEVIVPSLPGYGWSQGASKVNFGPAQMSLVLRNLMLRLGHEKFLIQGGDWGSVLGANIVTLSPQNVLGYHSNLCFVLSHPMIHLHKLLRNWFPSFFIKEENRIFFKPLSKELSDTLEESGYMHIQASKPDTIGTTLTQNPVGLAAYILEKFSTWTNPAYKQLEDGGLTKRFTLDELLDNIMIYYTTNSITTSQRLYSEGFNFAHFALNLDATHINVPTGCARFLHDLLHLTDSELGLKFKNIVHSTYHKEGGHFAAMEVPHILYSDFVEFVAKVLRKPQPKQ, encoded by the exons ATGGGCACCTTGTTGCGTATTACATTCGTGGTCCTAGCGATTGTCGTAGGTCTGTGTGTACATAAATATCAGGAGCTCACAAGCTCAGCGCCAATTCCTCAACTGAACGATGCGGAATATTGGGGACCCGGCAGCGCCGCCAAATATAAGGAGAACACCGCCGTTAAAGCTTTCGATATAAGTGCCAAACCGGAG TTAATTGAAGATCTGAAAACGCAGCTGTCGCGGCCACTGGTGCTCACCGAACCCCTCGAAGGTGTGGGATTCCAATACGGCTTCAATTCTAAGTACTTGAAAGAGGTGGTGGCATACTGGCGCGACACTTACCTGCCCAAGTGGGGTGAGCGCGAGGCCTTTCTCAAACAGTTCCCGCATTTTGAAACACAGATTCAAGG TTTACGAATACACTTCATTCATGTGAAGCCCAAGTCCACCGAAGGTAAAAAGGTGGTGCCTCTGTTACTGATCCACGGTTGGCCAGGATCACTGCGCGAATTCTATAGGCTAATACCGCTGCTGACGAAACCGAACCCCAAGAGTGAATATGTCTTCGAAGTGATAGTACCCAGCTTGCCCGGTTATGGTTGGTCTCAG GGGGCTTCAAAAGTAAACTTTGGACCCGCACAGATGTCGTTAGTGTTGCGCAATTTGATGCTACGTTTGGGTCATGAGAAATTCCTAATACAGGGTGGTGATTGGGGCTCTGTACTCGGTGCAAACATCGTTACTTTATCGCCACAGAATGTGCTCGGTTATCATTCGAATCTTTGCTTTGTTCTTAGTCATCCAATGATTCACCTTCATAAATTATTGCGAAATTGGTTCCCGAGCTTCtttataaaagaagaaaatagaaTTTTCTTTAAACCATTAAGCAAAGAGTTAAGCGATACGTTAGAGGAGTCTGGCTACATGCATATTCAAGCATCCAAACCAGACACAATTGGCACAACGCTCACACAGAATCCTGTCGGTTTGGCCGCTTACATCTTGGAGAAATTCTCCACATGGACCAATCCTGCATATAAGCAACTCGAGGATGGTGGTCTCACCAAACGCTTCACTTTAGACGAGCTTTTGGATAACATTATGATTTATTACACAACAAACTCGATAACTACGTCTCAGCGCTTGTACTCGGAAGGGTTCAATTTCGCTCACTTTGCTTTGAATTTGGACGCGACGCATATAAATGTGCCTACCGGTTGTGCACGTTTTCTTCACGACTTATTACATTTGACGGACTCTGAGCTTggattgaaattcaaaaatattgtgcacAGTACCTACCATAAGGAAGGTGGTCATTTTGCAGCAATGGAGGTTCCACATATTCTTTACAGTGATTTCGTGGAATTCGTCGCTAAAGTACTCAGGAAGCCACAACCAAAGCAATAG
- the LOC105230714 gene encoding juvenile hormone epoxide hydrolase 1 isoform X2 produces the protein MGTLLRITFVVLAIVVGLCVHKYQELTSSAPIPQLNDAEYWGPGSAAKYKENTAVKAFDISAKPELIEDLKTQLSRPLVLTEPLEGVGFQYGFNSKYLKKVVAYWRDTYLPKWGEREAFLKQFPHFETQIQGLRVHFIHVKPKSTEGKKVVPLLLIHGWPGSVREFYRLIPLLTKPHPKSEYVFEVIAPSLPGYGWSQGASKVNFGPAQMSLVLRNLMLRLGHEKFLIQGGDWGSILGANIVTLSPHNVLGYHSNMCTTNHPIIHLHKLLRNWFPSFFIKEENRVFFKPFGKELSYLLEESGYMHIQASKPDTIGSTLTQNPVGLAAYILEKFSTWTNPAYKQLEDGGLTKRFTLDELLDNIMIYYTTNSITTSQRLYSEGLSFAHFALNLDATHVNVPTACARFLHDLLHLTDSELGLKFKNIVHSTYHKEGGHFAAMEVPETLYSDFVEFVAKVFTKPQPKHSHSTIDT, from the exons ATGGGCACCTTGTTGCGTATTACATTCGTGGTCCTAGCGATTGTCGTAGGTCTGTGTGTGCATAAATATCAGGAACTCACAAGCTCAGCGCCAATTCCCCAACTGAACGATGCGGAATATTGGGGACCCGGCAGCGCCGCTAAATATAAGGAGAACACCGCCGTTAAAGCTTTCGATATAAGCGCCAAACCGGAG TTAATTGAAGATCTGAAAACGCAGCTGTCGCGGCCGCTGGTGCTCACCGAACCCCTCGAAGGTGTAGGATTCCAATACGGCTTCAATTCTAAGTACTTGAAAAAGGTGGTGGCATACTGGCGCGACACTTACCTGCCCAAGTGGGGTGAGCGCGAGGCCTTTCTCAAACAGTTCCCCCACTTTGAAACCCAGATTCAAGG TTTACGAGTACACTTCATTCATGTGAAGCCCAAGTCCACTGAAGGTAAAAAGGTGGTGCCTCTGTTACTGATCCACGGTTGGCCAGGATCAGTGCGCGAATTCTATAGGCTAATCCCGCTGCTGACGAAACCGCATCCCAAGAGTGAATATGTCTTCGAAGTGATAGCACCCAGCTTGCCCGGTTATGGTTGGTCTCAG GGGGCCTCAAAGGTAAACTTTGGACCCGCACAGATGTCGTTAGTGTTGCGCAATTTGATGCTGCGTTTGGGTCATGAGAAATTCCTAATTCAGGGCGGTGATTGGGGCTCTATACTCGGTGCAAACATCGTTACTTTATCGCCACATAATGTGCTCGGTTATCATTCGAATATGTGCACTACCAATCATCCAATTATTCACCTTCATAAGTTATTGCGAAATTGGTTTCCGAGCTTCtttataaaagaagaaaatagaGTTTTCTTTAAACCATTTGGCAAAGAGTTAAGCTATCTTTTGGAGGAATCTGGCTACATGCATATTCAAGCATCCAAACCAGACACAATTGGCTCAACGCTCACACAGAATCCTGTCGGTTTGGCCGCATACATCTTGGAGAAATTCTCCACATGGACCAATCCTGCATACAAGCAACTCGAGGATGGTGGCCTCACCAAACGTTTCACTTTAGACGAGCTTTTGGATAACATTATGATTTATTACACGACAAACTCGATAACTACGTCTCAGCGCTTGTACTCGGAAGGACTCAGTTTCGCTCACTTTGCTTTGAATTTGGACGCGACGCATGTAAATGTGCCTACCGCTTGTGCACGTTTTCTTCACGACTTATTGCATTTGACGGACTCCGAGCTTggattgaaattcaaaaatattgtgcacAGTACCTACCATAAGGAAGGTGGTCATTTTGCAGCAATGGAG GTTCCAGAAACTCTTTACAGCGATTTCGTGGAATTCGTCGCTAAAGTATTCACAAAGCCACAACCAAAGCATAGTCATTCTACAATAgacacttaa
- the LOC105230714 gene encoding juvenile hormone epoxide hydrolase 2 isoform X15 has protein sequence MGTLLRITFVVLAIVVGLCVHKYQELTSSAPIPQLNDAEYWGPGSAAKYKENTAVKAFDISAKPELIEDLKTQLSRPLVLTEPLEGVGFQYGFNSKYLKKVVAYWRDTYLPKWGEREAFLKQFPHFETQIQGLRVHFIHVKPKSTEGKKVVPLLLIHGWPGSVREFYRLIPLLTKPNPKSEYVFEVIAPSLPGYGWSQGASKVNFGPAQMSLVLRNLMLRLGHEKFLIQGGDWGSILGANIVTLSPQNVLGYHSNMCVTSHLMIHLHKLLRNWFPSFFIKEENRIFFKPVGKEFTFVLEEYGYMHIQASKPDTIGTTLTQNPVGLAAYILEKFSTWTNPAYRQLEDGGLTKRFTLDELLDNIMIYYTTNSITTSQRLYSEGLSFAQFALNLDATHVNVPTACARFNQDLSHLTDLELGLKFKNIVHSTYHKEGGHFAAMEVPHILYSDFVEFVAKVLRKPQPKQ, from the exons ATGGGCACCTTGTTGCGTATTACATTCGTGGTCCTAGCGATTGTCGTAGGTCTGTGTGTGCATAAATATCAGGAACTCACAAGCTCAGCGCCAATTCCCCAACTGAACGATGCGGAATATTGGGGACCCGGCAGCGCCGCTAAATATAAGGAGAACACCGCCGTTAAAGCTTTCGATATAAGCGCCAAACCGGAG TTAATTGAAGATCTGAAAACGCAGCTGTCGCGGCCGCTGGTGCTCACCGAACCCCTCGAAGGTGTAGGATTCCAATACGGCTTCAATTCTAAGTACTTGAAAAAGGTGGTGGCATACTGGCGCGACACTTACCTGCCCAAGTGGGGTGAGCGCGAGGCCTTTCTCAAACAGTTCCCCCACTTTGAAACCCAGATTCAAGG TTTACGAGTACACTTCATTCATGTGAAGCCCAAGTCCACTGAAGGTAAAAAGGTGGTGCCTCTGTTACTGATCCACGGCTGGCCAGGATCAGTGCGCGAGTTCTATAGGCTAATCCCGCTGCTGACGAAACCGAACCCCAAGAGTGAATATGTCTTCGAAGTGATAGCACCCAGCTTGCCCGGTTATGGTTGGTCTCAG GGGGCCTCAAAAGTAAACTTTGGACCCGCACAGATGTCGTTAGTATTGCGCAATTTGATGCTGCGTTTGGGTCATGAGAAATTCTTAATACAGGGCGGTGATTGGGGCTCTATCCTCGGTGCAAACATCGTTACTTTATCGCCACAGAATGTGCTCGGTTATCATTCGAATATGTGCGTTACCAGTCATCTAATGATTCACCTTCATAAGTTATTGCGAAATTGGTTTCCGAGCTTCtttataaaagaagaaaatagaaTTTTCTTTAAACCCGTTGGCAAAGAATTTACCTTTGTTTTGGAGGAGTATGGCTACATGCATATTCAAGCATCCAAACCAGACACAATTGGCACAACGCTCACACAGAATCCTGTCGGTTTGGCCGCATACATCTTGGAGAAATTCTCCACATGGACCAATCCTGCATACAGGCAACTCGAGGATGGTGGTCTCACCAAACGCTTCACTTTAGACGAGCTTTTGGATAACATTATGATTTATTACACGACAAACTCGATAACTACGTCTCAGCGCTTGTACTCGGAAGGGCTCAGTTTCGCTCAATTTGCTTTGAATTTGGACGCGACGCATGTAAATGTGCCTACCGCTTGTGCACGTTTTAATCAGGACTTGTCGCATTTGACGGATTTAGAGCTTggattgaaattcaaaaatattgtgcacAGTACATACCACAAAGAAGGTGGTCATTTTGCAGCAATGGAG
- the LOC105230714 gene encoding juvenile hormone epoxide hydrolase 2 isoform X7: MGTLLRITFVVLAIVVGLCVHKYQELTSSAPIPQLNDAEYWGPGSAAKYKENTAVKAFDISAKPELIEDLKTQLSRPLVLTEPLEGVGFQYGFNSNYLKEVVAYWRDIYLPKWGERETFLKQFPHFETQIQGLRVHFIHVKPKSTEGKKVVPLLLIHGWPGSVREFYRLIPLLTKPNPKSEYVFEVIAPSLPGYGWSQGASKVNFGPAQMSLVLRNLMLRLGHEKFLIQGGDWGSILGANIVTLSPQNVLGYHSNMCVTSHLMIHLHKLLRNWFPSFFIKEENRIFFKPVGKEFTFVLEEYGYMHIQASKPDTIGTTLTQNPVGLAAYILEKFSTWTNPAYRQLEDGGLTKRFTLDELLDNIMIYYTTNSITTSQRLYSEGLSFAQFALNLDATHVNVPTACARFNQDLSHLTDLELGLKFKNIVHSTYHKEGGHFAAMEVPETLYSDFVEFVAKVFTKPQPKHSHSTIDT, translated from the exons ATGGGCACCTTGTTGCGTATTACATTCGTGGTCCTAGCGATTGTCGTAGGTCTGTGTGTGCATAAATATCAGGAACTCACAAGCTCAGCGCCAATTCCCCAACTGAACGATGCGGAATATTGGGGACCCGGCAGCGCCGCTAAATATAAGGAGAACACCGCCGTTAAAGCTTTCGATATAAGCGCCAAACCGGAG TTAATTGAAGATCTGAAAACGCAGCTGTCGCGCCCGTTGGTGCTCACCGAACCCCTCGAAGGTGTTGGATTTCAATACGGCTTCAATTCTAACTACTTGAAAGAGGTGGTGGCATACTGGCGCGACATTTACCTGCCCAAGTGGGGAGAGCGCGAGACCTTTCTCAAACAGTTCCCGCATTTTGAGACCCAGATTCAAGG TTTACGAGTACACTTCATTCATGTGAAGCCCAAGTCCACTGAAGGTAAAAAGGTGGTGCCTCTGTTACTGATCCACGGCTGGCCAGGATCAGTGCGCGAGTTCTATAGGCTAATCCCGCTGCTGACGAAACCGAACCCCAAGAGTGAATATGTCTTCGAAGTGATAGCACCCAGCTTGCCCGGTTATGGTTGGTCTCAG GGGGCCTCAAAAGTAAACTTTGGACCCGCACAGATGTCGTTAGTATTGCGCAATTTGATGCTGCGTTTGGGTCATGAGAAATTCTTAATACAGGGCGGTGATTGGGGCTCTATCCTCGGTGCAAACATCGTTACTTTATCGCCACAGAATGTGCTCGGTTATCATTCGAATATGTGCGTTACCAGTCATCTAATGATTCACCTTCATAAGTTATTGCGAAATTGGTTTCCGAGCTTCtttataaaagaagaaaatagaaTTTTCTTTAAACCCGTTGGCAAAGAATTTACCTTTGTTTTGGAGGAGTATGGCTACATGCATATTCAAGCATCCAAACCAGACACAATTGGCACAACGCTCACACAGAATCCTGTCGGTTTGGCCGCATACATCTTGGAGAAATTCTCCACATGGACCAATCCTGCATACAGGCAACTCGAGGATGGTGGTCTCACCAAACGCTTCACTTTAGACGAGCTTTTGGATAACATTATGATTTATTACACGACAAACTCGATAACTACGTCTCAGCGCTTGTACTCGGAAGGGCTCAGTTTCGCTCAATTTGCTTTGAATTTGGACGCGACGCATGTAAATGTGCCTACCGCTTGTGCACGTTTTAATCAGGACTTGTCGCATTTGACGGATTTAGAGCTTggattgaaattcaaaaatattgtgcacAGTACATACCACAAAGAAGGTGGTCATTTTGCAGCAATGGAGGTTCCAGAAACTCTTTACAGCGATTTCGTGGAATTCGTCGCTAAAGTATTCACAAAGCCACAACCAAAGCATAGTCATTCTACAATAgacacttaa
- the LOC105230714 gene encoding juvenile hormone epoxide hydrolase 1 isoform X14 encodes MGTLLRITFVVLAIVVGLCVHKYQELTSSAPIPQLNDAEYWGPGSAAKYKENTAVKAFDISAKPELIEDLKTQLSRPLVLTEPLEGVGFQYGFNSKYLKKVVAYWRDTYLPKWGEREAFLKQFPHFETQIQGLRVHFIHVKPKSTEGKKVVPLLLIHGWPGSVREFYRLIPLLTKPHPKSEYVFEVIAPSLPGYGWSQGASKVNFGPAQMSLVLRNLMLRLGHEKFLIQGGDWGSILGANIVTLSPHNVLGYHSNMCTTNHPIIHLHKLLRNWFPSFFIKEENRVFFKPFGKELSYLLEESGYMHIQASKPDTIGSTLTQNPVGLAAYILEKFSTWTNPAYKQLEDGGLTKRFTLDELLDNIMIYYTTNSITTSQRLYSEGLSFAHFALNLDATHVNVPTACARFLHDLLHLTDSELGLKFKNIVHSTYHKEGGHFAAMEVPHILYSDFVEFVAKVLRKPQPKQ; translated from the exons ATGGGCACCTTGTTGCGTATTACATTCGTGGTCCTAGCGATTGTCGTAGGTCTGTGTGTGCATAAATATCAGGAACTCACAAGCTCAGCGCCAATTCCCCAACTGAACGATGCGGAATATTGGGGACCCGGCAGCGCCGCTAAATATAAGGAGAACACCGCCGTTAAAGCTTTCGATATAAGCGCCAAACCGGAG TTAATTGAAGATCTGAAAACGCAGCTGTCGCGGCCGCTGGTGCTCACCGAACCCCTCGAAGGTGTAGGATTCCAATACGGCTTCAATTCTAAGTACTTGAAAAAGGTGGTGGCATACTGGCGCGACACTTACCTGCCCAAGTGGGGTGAGCGCGAGGCCTTTCTCAAACAGTTCCCCCACTTTGAAACCCAGATTCAAGG TTTACGAGTACACTTCATTCATGTGAAGCCCAAGTCCACTGAAGGTAAAAAGGTGGTGCCTCTGTTACTGATCCACGGTTGGCCAGGATCAGTGCGCGAATTCTATAGGCTAATCCCGCTGCTGACGAAACCGCATCCCAAGAGTGAATATGTCTTCGAAGTGATAGCACCCAGCTTGCCCGGTTATGGTTGGTCTCAG GGGGCCTCAAAGGTAAACTTTGGACCCGCACAGATGTCGTTAGTGTTGCGCAATTTGATGCTGCGTTTGGGTCATGAGAAATTCCTAATTCAGGGCGGTGATTGGGGCTCTATACTCGGTGCAAACATCGTTACTTTATCGCCACATAATGTGCTCGGTTATCATTCGAATATGTGCACTACCAATCATCCAATTATTCACCTTCATAAGTTATTGCGAAATTGGTTTCCGAGCTTCtttataaaagaagaaaatagaGTTTTCTTTAAACCATTTGGCAAAGAGTTAAGCTATCTTTTGGAGGAATCTGGCTACATGCATATTCAAGCATCCAAACCAGACACAATTGGCTCAACGCTCACACAGAATCCTGTCGGTTTGGCCGCATACATCTTGGAGAAATTCTCCACATGGACCAATCCTGCATACAAGCAACTCGAGGATGGTGGCCTCACCAAACGTTTCACTTTAGACGAGCTTTTGGATAACATTATGATTTATTACACGACAAACTCGATAACTACGTCTCAGCGCTTGTACTCGGAAGGACTCAGTTTCGCTCACTTTGCTTTGAATTTGGACGCGACGCATGTAAATGTGCCTACCGCTTGTGCACGTTTTCTTCACGACTTATTGCATTTGACGGACTCCGAGCTTggattgaaattcaaaaatattgtgcacAGTACCTACCATAAGGAAGGTGGTCATTTTGCAGCAATGGAG
- the LOC105230714 gene encoding juvenile hormone epoxide hydrolase 2 isoform X16 produces the protein MGTLLRITFVVLAIVVGLCVHKYQELTSSAPIPQLNDAEYWGPGSAAKYKENTAVKAFDISAKPELIEDLKTQLSRPLVLTEPLEGVGFQYGFNSKYLKEVVAYWRDTYLPKWGEREAFLKQFPHFETQIQGLRIHFIHVKPKSTEGKKVVPLLLIHGWPGSLREFYRLIPLLTKPNPKSEYVFEVIVPSLPGYGWSQGASKVNFGPAQMSLVLRNLMLRLGHEKFLIQGGDWGSVLGANIVTLSPQNVLGYHSNLCFVLSHPMIHLHKLLRNWFPSFFIKEENRIFFKPLSKELSDTLEESGYMHIQASKPDTIGTTLTQNPVGLAAYILEKFSTWTNPAYKQLEDGGLTKRFTLDELLDNIMIYYTTNSITTSQRLYSEGFNFAHFALNLDATHINVPTGCARFLHDLLHLTDSELGLKFKNIVHSTYHKEGGHFAAMEVPETLYSDFVQFVAKVFRKPQPK, from the exons ATGGGCACCTTGTTGCGTATTACATTCGTGGTCCTAGCGATTGTCGTAGGTCTGTGTGTACATAAATATCAGGAGCTCACAAGCTCAGCGCCAATTCCTCAACTGAACGATGCGGAATATTGGGGACCCGGCAGCGCCGCCAAATATAAGGAGAACACCGCCGTTAAAGCTTTCGATATAAGTGCCAAACCGGAG TTAATTGAAGATCTGAAAACGCAGCTGTCGCGGCCACTGGTGCTCACCGAACCCCTCGAAGGTGTGGGATTCCAATACGGCTTCAATTCTAAGTACTTGAAAGAGGTGGTGGCATACTGGCGCGACACTTACCTGCCCAAGTGGGGTGAGCGCGAGGCCTTTCTCAAACAGTTCCCGCATTTTGAAACACAGATTCAAGG TTTACGAATACACTTCATTCATGTGAAGCCCAAGTCCACCGAAGGTAAAAAGGTGGTGCCTCTGTTACTGATCCACGGTTGGCCAGGATCACTGCGCGAATTCTATAGGCTAATACCGCTGCTGACGAAACCGAACCCCAAGAGTGAATATGTCTTCGAAGTGATAGTACCCAGCTTGCCCGGTTATGGTTGGTCTCAG GGGGCTTCAAAAGTAAACTTTGGACCCGCACAGATGTCGTTAGTGTTGCGCAATTTGATGCTACGTTTGGGTCATGAGAAATTCCTAATACAGGGTGGTGATTGGGGCTCTGTACTCGGTGCAAACATCGTTACTTTATCGCCACAGAATGTGCTCGGTTATCATTCGAATCTTTGCTTTGTTCTTAGTCATCCAATGATTCACCTTCATAAATTATTGCGAAATTGGTTCCCGAGCTTCtttataaaagaagaaaatagaaTTTTCTTTAAACCATTAAGCAAAGAGTTAAGCGATACGTTAGAGGAGTCTGGCTACATGCATATTCAAGCATCCAAACCAGACACAATTGGCACAACGCTCACACAGAATCCTGTCGGTTTGGCCGCTTACATCTTGGAGAAATTCTCCACATGGACCAATCCTGCATATAAGCAACTCGAGGATGGTGGTCTCACCAAACGCTTCACTTTAGACGAGCTTTTGGATAACATTATGATTTATTACACAACAAACTCGATAACTACGTCTCAGCGCTTGTACTCGGAAGGGTTCAATTTCGCTCACTTTGCTTTGAATTTGGACGCGACGCATATAAATGTGCCTACCGGTTGTGCACGTTTTCTTCACGACTTATTACATTTGACGGACTCTGAGCTTggattgaaattcaaaaatattgtgcacAGTACCTACCATAAGGAAGGTGGTCATTTTGCAGCAATGGAG GTTCCAGAAACTCTTTACAGCGATTTCGTTCAATTTGTCGCTAAAGTATTCAGGAAGCCACAACCAAAGTAA
- the LOC105230714 gene encoding juvenile hormone epoxide hydrolase 2 isoform X9 — translation MGTLLRITFVVLAIVVGLCVHKYQELTSSAPIPQLNDAEYWGPGSAAKYKENTAVKAFDISAKPELIEDLKTQLSRPLVLTEPLEGVGFQYGFNSNYLKEVVAYWRDIYLPKWGERETFLKQFPHFETQIQGLRVHFIHVKPKSTEGKKVVPLLLIHGWPGSVREFYRLIPLLTKPNPKSEYVFEVIAPSLPGYGWSQGASKVNFGPAQMSLVLRNLMLRLGHEKFLIQGGDWGSILGANIVTLSPQNVLGYHSNMCVTSHLMIHLHKLLRNWFPSFFIKEENRIFFKPVGKEFTFVLEEYGYMHIQASKPDTIGTTLTQNPVGLAAYILEKFSTWTNPAYRQLEDGGLTKRFTLDELLDNIMIYYTTNSITTSQRLYSEGLSFAQFALNLDATHVNVPTACARFNQDLSHLTDLELGLKFKNIVHSTYHKEGGHFAAMEVPETLYSDFVEFVAKVFTKPQPKHSHSTIDT, via the exons ATGGGCACCTTGTTGCGTATTACATTCGTGGTCCTAGCGATTGTCGTAGGTCTGTGTGTACATAAATATCAGGAGCTCACAAGCTCAGCGCCAATTCCTCAACTGAACGATGCGGAATATTGGGGACCCGGCAGCGCCGCCAAATATAAGGAGAACACCGCCGTTAAAGCTTTCGATATAAGTGCCAAACCGGAG TTAATTGAAGATCTGAAAACGCAGCTGTCGCGCCCGTTGGTGCTCACCGAACCCCTCGAAGGTGTTGGATTTCAATACGGCTTCAATTCTAACTACTTGAAAGAGGTGGTGGCATACTGGCGCGACATTTACCTGCCCAAGTGGGGAGAGCGCGAGACCTTTCTCAAACAGTTCCCGCATTTTGAGACCCAGATTCAAGG TTTACGAGTACACTTCATTCATGTGAAGCCCAAGTCCACTGAAGGTAAAAAGGTGGTGCCTCTGTTACTGATCCACGGCTGGCCAGGATCAGTGCGCGAGTTCTATAGGCTAATCCCGCTGCTGACGAAACCGAACCCCAAGAGTGAATATGTCTTCGAAGTGATAGCACCCAGCTTGCCCGGTTATGGTTGGTCTCAG GGGGCCTCAAAAGTAAACTTTGGACCCGCACAGATGTCGTTAGTATTGCGCAATTTGATGCTGCGTTTGGGTCATGAGAAATTCTTAATACAGGGCGGTGATTGGGGCTCTATCCTCGGTGCAAACATCGTTACTTTATCGCCACAGAATGTGCTCGGTTATCATTCGAATATGTGCGTTACCAGTCATCTAATGATTCACCTTCATAAGTTATTGCGAAATTGGTTTCCGAGCTTCtttataaaagaagaaaatagaaTTTTCTTTAAACCCGTTGGCAAAGAATTTACCTTTGTTTTGGAGGAGTATGGCTACATGCATATTCAAGCATCCAAACCAGACACAATTGGCACAACGCTCACACAGAATCCTGTCGGTTTGGCCGCATACATCTTGGAGAAATTCTCCACATGGACCAATCCTGCATACAGGCAACTCGAGGATGGTGGTCTCACCAAACGCTTCACTTTAGACGAGCTTTTGGATAACATTATGATTTATTACACGACAAACTCGATAACTACGTCTCAGCGCTTGTACTCGGAAGGGCTCAGTTTCGCTCAATTTGCTTTGAATTTGGACGCGACGCATGTAAATGTGCCTACCGCTTGTGCACGTTTTAATCAGGACTTGTCGCATTTGACGGATTTAGAGCTTggattgaaattcaaaaatattgtgcacAGTACATACCACAAAGAAGGTGGTCATTTTGCAGCAATGGAGGTTCCAGAAACTCTTTACAGCGATTTCGTGGAATTCGTCGCTAAAGTATTCACAAAGCCACAACCAAAGCATAGTCATTCTACAATAgacacttaa